Proteins from a genomic interval of Cheilinus undulatus linkage group 15, ASM1832078v1, whole genome shotgun sequence:
- the LOC121523110 gene encoding glucose-6-phosphatase 2-like: MDFVYSSGVLVIQHLQNNYRECHEFLNLMSTVGDPRNIFSIYFPLWFHLSYNVGIKMIWVAVIGDWCNLILKWILFGQRPYWWVHETHFYHNNSFPHLEQFHITCETGPGNPSGHAMGSSCVWYVMITSALSFTRPSKYFQTCRFRLLKSCLWMIFWLIQISVCISRVFIATHFPHQVIFGLLAGMLVAEVFNHIPSVYNASLKAYLQTNIFLFCFALGFHLLLQSMDINLLWSVTKAKKWCANPDWIHLDTSPFAGLVRNLGALFGLGLAVNSQMFSESCKGKNSYKIRFKLMCVTATLTSLQLYDLIKLPTHTELLFYILSFCKSASVLLGVVAVIPYCVHLLIGDEERKLS; this comes from the exons ATGGACTTTGTATACAGCAGTGGGGTGCTGGTAATACAGCACCTCCAGAACAACTACAGGGAATGCCACGAATTTTTGAACTTGATGTCTACTGTTGGAGACCCTCGAAATATTTTCTCCATCTATTTCCCCCTTTGGTTTCATCTTAGTTACAATGTGGGAATCAAGATGATATGGGTGGCTGTTATCGGAGATTGGTGcaatcttattttgaaatg GATTCTGTTTGGACAGCGACCTTACTGGTGGGTGCATGAAACTCACTTCTACCACAACAATTCATTCCCACATTTGGAGCAGTTTCATATCACATGTGAAACAGGGCCAG GAAATCCATCTGGTCATGCCATGGGCTCATCGTGTGTTTGGTATGTGATGATCACATCTGCTCTGAGCTTTACCAGGCC GTCTAAATATTTCCAAACTTGCAGGTTTCGTCTTCTGAAGTCTTGTCTGTGGATGATTTTTTGGCTCATTCAGATAAGTGTTTGTATCTCAAGGGTTTTTATTGCCACTCATTTCCCACACCAGGTTATCTTTGGCCTGTTAGCAG GTATGCTGGTTGCAGAAGTGTTCAATCACATCCCTTCGGTCTACAATGCAAGCCTGAAAGCGTACCTCCAGACCaacattttccttttctgcTTTGCTCTTGGCTTTCATTTGCTGCTCCAATCAATGGACATCAATCTCTTGTGGTCAGTCACTAAAGCCAAGAAGTGGTGCGCTAACCCAGACTGGATCCATCTCGACACTTCACCTTTTGCTGGTCTGGTGAGAAACTTGGGGGCCCTGTTCGGTCTGGGCTTGGCGGTGAACTCTCAGATGTTCAGTGAGAGCTGTAAGGGAAAGAACAGCTACAAAATCAGATTTAAACTTATGTGTGTGACAGCAACTCTGACATCTCTGCAGCTGTATGACTTAATTAAATTGCCCACTCACACTGAGcttctgttttacattttatcattttgtaaGAGTGCTTCAGTTCTTCTTGGGGTGGTTGCTGTTATTCCTTACTGTGTGCATCTGCTGAttggagatgaggagagaaagtTGTCTTAG